DNA from Alphaproteobacteria bacterium SS10:
CGCTCATATTGGCAATGCGCGGCCGGTGGTCGTGTTTGACGTGGTGTTCCGCCTGCTTCAGCAGGTGTTCTCCGGCGTTACCTATGTTCGGAACATTACCGACATCGATGACAAAATCATGGATGCGGCCAAAACCACGGGTGAGAGCATTGATGAGCTGACCACCCGGACGGCTGACCAGTTCCATGAAGATATGGCGGCACTCGGCACCTTACTGCCATCCCATGAACCGCGGGCGACCGAGTATGTTGATAAGATGCTCACCATCATCGATCAGCTGATGAAGGATGGGCATGCCTATGAAGCAGAGGGTCACGTGCTGTTCCACGTGCCGTCCATGCCGAATTATGGCCGCCTATCGAAGCTGGATCGCGATGGCCAGATTGCTGGTGCACGGGTTGAGGTCGCCCCTTACAAGCGCGACCCGGCTGACTTCGTGATGTGGAAGCCATCAACCGACGAGCAGCCCGGCTGGGATAGCCCCTATGGCCGTGGTCGCCCCGGTTGGCATATTGAGTGCTCTGCCATGTCGGAGGCCTTGCTCGGCCTGCCATTTGATATCCATGCCGGCGGGCAGGACCTGATCTTCCCGCACCATGAGAACGAGATTGCGCAGACCACCTGCTCGGCAAAGATCGACACTATGGCGCGCTACTGGATGCACAATGGCTATCTGCAGGTGAATGGCGAGAAGATGTCCAAGTCGCTTGGCAACTTCTACACCGTTCGTGAGCTGCTGGATGATTTCCGGGGTGAGGAGATCCGCTTCACGCTGCTCTCAACCCATTATCGCTCACCGCTCGACTTCACCAAGGATGGTTTGCGTCAGTCTCGTGCCGCGCTTGATCGCCTGTACAGCGCTCTGCGCGATGCTAGCGATGTGGCCGTTGACGAGCTGCCAGCACCGCCATCGGATGTGATGGAAGCACTAGCCGATGATCTGAACACGCCCTTGGCAATAAGTCGTTTGCACGCATTGGCTGCGACCTTGAACAAGGCGGAAGATGATGCGGCTAAGCTGAAGGCGAAGGGCGAGTTGTTGGCAGCAGCGGATGTCATGGGCCTCCTGCAGAGCGATGCAGAAGCCTGGGCGAAATGGCAGCCAAGAACTCGGACTGGTGGTCTGGACGATCAGGCGATTGAGCAGATGATTGCGGACCGTCTGGCGGCACGCGATGCCCGTGATTTTGCCAAGGCTGATGAAATTCGCGACAGCCTAACCAATCAAGGCATCGTTCTGGAGGATGGCCCTGAAGGTACCCGCTGGAAGCGTGCCGGCTAAAGGTAAGCGGTTTTGATGAGTACCGGCGATTACATCACGCTGTATGACACCACGCTGCGCGATGGTGCGCAGACGCAGGGCGTTGATTTCAGCGTGGCCGATAAGCAGGCCATCGCGGAGGCGTTGGACAGCTTGCGCATCGATTACGTTGAAGGCGGTTGGCCCGGCGCCAACCCCACTGACGATGCCTTCTTCGCTAACCCGCCAGCGTTAAAGCACGCAACCTTCCTACCGTTTGGGATGACCCGGCGGGATGGTCGCTCCGCTTCCAACGACCCTGGCCTGAACGCCGTGCTGGATGCGGCGGGTAAGGCGGCGTGTCTGGTCGGCAAGACCTGGGATTTCCACGTCGATGTGGCGCTGGGGATTGAACGGGATGACAACCTCCGCCTGATCCGTGAGAGCTTTGAAGAGATCAAGGGCAGGGGGCTTGCAGGTATCTTCGACGCCGAGCATTTCTTCGATGGCTATAAGGCCAATCGGGATTATGCCTTGGCGTGTTTGCAGGCGGCCGCTGATGGCGGGGCCGAATGGCTTGTCCTCTGTGACACCAATGGCGGCACATTGCCGGATGAGGTTGAGCGGATCGTTGGTGAGGTGCGCGAGGCGCTGCCGGATGCCAAGCTCGGGATTCATGCCCATGATGATACTGACAATGCAGTTGCCAACTCGCTAGCTGCGGTGCGTGCCGGCGCCCGGATGATCCAGGGAACCCTGAATGGCCTGGGTGAGCGCTGCGGTAATGCCAATCTGATCTCATTGATACCAACCCTGACGATGAAGATGGGCTATCGCTGCGGGGTTGAGGCTGAGCAGATGGGCGAACTGGTTAAGGTCAGCCGCATGCTGGATGAACGGCTCAACCGCGCATCCCAACGCAACGCTGCCTATGTCGGGGAGAGCGCCTTTGCCCATAAGGGTGGCTTGCACGTCTCCGCCATTGCGAAGGACCCATCATCTTACGAGCACATTGACCCAGCGTTGGTCGGTAACGCGCGCACCGTGGTCATGTCCGACCAGGCTGGCCGCGCCAATGTGCTGGAACGCCTCGCGCGTTTAGGCATTGAGGTTGATCGCAAAGACCCCGCCATTGCCAAGCTGGTGGATCAAGTTAAGGAAAATGAGTTCAGCGGCTACGCTTATGACACCGCTGAGGCGAGCTTTGAATTGCTCGCCCGCCGTGCCTTGGGTGAGGTGCCAGAGTATTTCGCCCTCAGCTCTTTCCGGGTGATTGATGAGCGGCGCTATAACGCGAAGGGTGAGCTGGTCACCATGTCAGAGGCGACCATTAAGGTTGTGGTCAATGATGAAGACCATGCCGTGGTGGCCGAGGGTAATGGTCCGGTAAACGCGTTGGATCAGGCACTGCGCAAGGCGCTGATCCATGATTATCCTGTGCTTGAGGGTGTTGAGCTGATTGATTACCGCGTGCGGATCATCGACCCAACCGATCATGGCGCCAAAAGCGGTACCGATGCGGTCACCCGCGTGTTGATTGAGAGTGCGGATAATCACGGCCACAAATGGCGGACCGTTGGGGTGTCAGGCAATATCATCGATGCCTCCTACAATGCCCTTTACGATGGCCTCTGCTACTATATGTTCCGCCGGGACCAACAATCCAAGAACCAACAAAACCCGGCGAAGACCGAGGCTATATGACCGACGAACAGGCGGGCCCCTCCCAACCGCCACTAATTGCCCCTGTTATCATTCTGGTTGGCCCACAGATGGGCGAGAATATCGGCGCCTGCGCCCGCGCGATGAAGAACTGCGCCGTGCGTGAGCTTCGGCTGGTGAACCCACGCGATGGCTGGCCCAACCCCGCGGCGGATGCCATCTCGGCTGGTGCCGACGATATTCTCAAGAAGGCAAAGGTGTTCAGCTCGACGAGAGAGGCGCTTGCTGATTTGCAGCGGGTCTACGCCACCACGGCCCGTATTCGGCACATGACGAAGCCAGTGGTGACGCCACGCCGCGCCGCTCTAGAGAGTGCAGCGTCCTCCGGTCGGGGGGAGTTGGTGGGCATTCTGTTCGGACCAGAGAACTCAGGCCTCGATAATGAGGATGTGGCACTGGCAGATGCGCTGGTGAATGTGCCGTTAAACCCGGATTTTAGCTCACTGAACCTGGCTCAGGCCGTCTTAATCATGTGCTATGAATGGTTCCAGGCCACGGCGGAAACCCCATCCCGTTACATTCAGCGCAAGCGGGACGAGCAAGATAATCCGCCGCGTCGCGAAAGCCTGGATATGCTGTTCGATAAGCTTATCGCCTTGCTCGATGATCGTGGCTATTTCCGGAGCCCAGACATGCGGGAAACCCTGGTTATCAGCATCCGAAACATGATCCAGCGGATGGAGCCAACCGAGCAGGATATCAGTAGTTTGCACGGTTTCATCGTCGGGCTGTCACGCCCGCCGATTTCGGCAGAAGAAACCAGCGCGTCTGATAATTGACTTTATGGCCGCAATGGCTATATTCCGCGGCATTCCTGAGAATGTGGATGTGGTTATCACCGGTGCTTGACGGTCCGGCTCGCCATGTCACGCCGCCGGGCCGAGTTGTTTCGGAGCGGGTCGGACTAATCGGGACCACCAAAGGCTGGATAGTTTGAAACTCTAGCCTGTTATCGAGAGTACATGAAATGAACCGTCGTCAGACACCTAAGCATAAGATTGACCGCCGCCTTGGCGTGAACCTCTGGGGTCGCCCGAAGAGCCCAGTAAACCGCCGCGAATACGGTCCTGGCCAACACGGCCAACGTCGTAAGAAGCCTTCGGACTTCGGCATTCAGCTGATGGCCAAGCAGAAGCTGAAGGGCTACTACGGCAATGTTGGTGAGAAGCAATTCCGCAAATACTATCAGGACGCGACCCGCCGCCGCGGTGATACCGCTGAGAACCTGATTGAGATCCTAGAGCGTCGCCTCGACATGGTCGTTTATCGCATGAAATTCGTGCCGACCATCTTCGCTGCACGCCAGTTCGTGAACCACGGCCACATCCGTGTGAACGGTCAAAAGGTCAACATCCCGTCCTACATGGTTAAAGACGGCGATGTGATTGAGATCAAAGAAAAGTCACGTGAGCTGCCGCTGGTGCTCGATGCCCAGGCCCTGCAAGAGCGTGACGTTCCTGAGTATCTGGAAATGGACAGCAAGGGTGTCAAAGGCACCTTCGTTCGCGGCCCACAAATGGCTGACGTTCCATACCCAGTTCAAATGGAACCAAACCTGGTCATTGAGTACTACTCACGTTAATCCAGGCTCTTCATTGAGATACGCAAGAAGGCCGGTGGCAAATGCCCCGGCCTTTTTCTTTGCTTTGTCGTTGTCTTGTTAACTTTGCGCTGGTGCCTGC
Protein-coding regions in this window:
- the cysS gene encoding cysteine--tRNA ligase, giving the protein MDIQFHNTMTRQKERFEPFDPKNVRMYVCGPTVYDFAHIGNARPVVVFDVVFRLLQQVFSGVTYVRNITDIDDKIMDAAKTTGESIDELTTRTADQFHEDMAALGTLLPSHEPRATEYVDKMLTIIDQLMKDGHAYEAEGHVLFHVPSMPNYGRLSKLDRDGQIAGARVEVAPYKRDPADFVMWKPSTDEQPGWDSPYGRGRPGWHIECSAMSEALLGLPFDIHAGGQDLIFPHHENEIAQTTCSAKIDTMARYWMHNGYLQVNGEKMSKSLGNFYTVRELLDDFRGEEIRFTLLSTHYRSPLDFTKDGLRQSRAALDRLYSALRDASDVAVDELPAPPSDVMEALADDLNTPLAISRLHALAATLNKAEDDAAKLKAKGELLAAADVMGLLQSDAEAWAKWQPRTRTGGLDDQAIEQMIADRLAARDARDFAKADEIRDSLTNQGIVLEDGPEGTRWKRAG
- the cimA gene encoding citramalate synthase, producing MSTGDYITLYDTTLRDGAQTQGVDFSVADKQAIAEALDSLRIDYVEGGWPGANPTDDAFFANPPALKHATFLPFGMTRRDGRSASNDPGLNAVLDAAGKAACLVGKTWDFHVDVALGIERDDNLRLIRESFEEIKGRGLAGIFDAEHFFDGYKANRDYALACLQAAADGGAEWLVLCDTNGGTLPDEVERIVGEVREALPDAKLGIHAHDDTDNAVANSLAAVRAGARMIQGTLNGLGERCGNANLISLIPTLTMKMGYRCGVEAEQMGELVKVSRMLDERLNRASQRNAAYVGESAFAHKGGLHVSAIAKDPSSYEHIDPALVGNARTVVMSDQAGRANVLERLARLGIEVDRKDPAIAKLVDQVKENEFSGYAYDTAEASFELLARRALGEVPEYFALSSFRVIDERRYNAKGELVTMSEATIKVVVNDEDHAVVAEGNGPVNALDQALRKALIHDYPVLEGVELIDYRVRIIDPTDHGAKSGTDAVTRVLIESADNHGHKWRTVGVSGNIIDASYNALYDGLCYYMFRRDQQSKNQQNPAKTEAI
- a CDS encoding RNA methyltransferase; translated protein: MTDEQAGPSQPPLIAPVIILVGPQMGENIGACARAMKNCAVRELRLVNPRDGWPNPAADAISAGADDILKKAKVFSSTREALADLQRVYATTARIRHMTKPVVTPRRAALESAASSGRGELVGILFGPENSGLDNEDVALADALVNVPLNPDFSSLNLAQAVLIMCYEWFQATAETPSRYIQRKRDEQDNPPRRESLDMLFDKLIALLDDRGYFRSPDMRETLVISIRNMIQRMEPTEQDISSLHGFIVGLSRPPISAEETSASDN
- the rpsD gene encoding 30S ribosomal protein S4, with translation MNRRQTPKHKIDRRLGVNLWGRPKSPVNRREYGPGQHGQRRKKPSDFGIQLMAKQKLKGYYGNVGEKQFRKYYQDATRRRGDTAENLIEILERRLDMVVYRMKFVPTIFAARQFVNHGHIRVNGQKVNIPSYMVKDGDVIEIKEKSRELPLVLDAQALQERDVPEYLEMDSKGVKGTFVRGPQMADVPYPVQMEPNLVIEYYSR